In Polypterus senegalus isolate Bchr_013 chromosome 12, ASM1683550v1, whole genome shotgun sequence, the following are encoded in one genomic region:
- the ube2l3b gene encoding ubiquitin-conjugating enzyme E2 L3b isoform X1 codes for MAASRRLYKELEEIRKSGMKNFRNIQVDESNLLTWQGLIVPDNPPYDKGAFRIEINFPAEYPFKPPKITFKTKIYHPNIDEKGQVCLPVISAENWKPATKTDQVIQSLIALVNDPQPEHPLRADLAEEYSKDRKKFFKNAEEFTKKYGEKRPVD; via the exons GAACTTGAAGAAATCCGCAAGTCTGGAATGAAAAACTTCCGTAACATTCAAGTTGATGAATCAAATCTGTTGACCTGGCAAGGACTTATTGTTCCG gacAACCCTCCATATGACAAAGGAGCTTTCAGAATTGAGATAAATTTTCCAGCGGAGTATCCCTTCAAACCACCCAAgattacttttaaaacaaagatatatcACCCCAACATTGATGAGAAAGGACAAGTGTGCCTGCCTGTCATTAGTGCAGAAAACTGGAAGCCAGCTACCAAAACCGACCAAG taaTCCAATCTCTCATAGCACTGGTGAATGACCCCCAACCGGAGCACCCTCTGAGGGCTGACTTAGCTGAAGAATACTCAAAGGACCGTAAAAAATTCTTTAAGAACGCAGAAGAGTTTACAAAGAAATATGGTGAAAAACGACCAGTGGACTAA
- the ube2l3b gene encoding ubiquitin-conjugating enzyme E2 L3b isoform X2 has translation MEGDWELEEIRKSGMKNFRNIQVDESNLLTWQGLIVPDNPPYDKGAFRIEINFPAEYPFKPPKITFKTKIYHPNIDEKGQVCLPVISAENWKPATKTDQVIQSLIALVNDPQPEHPLRADLAEEYSKDRKKFFKNAEEFTKKYGEKRPVD, from the exons GAACTTGAAGAAATCCGCAAGTCTGGAATGAAAAACTTCCGTAACATTCAAGTTGATGAATCAAATCTGTTGACCTGGCAAGGACTTATTGTTCCG gacAACCCTCCATATGACAAAGGAGCTTTCAGAATTGAGATAAATTTTCCAGCGGAGTATCCCTTCAAACCACCCAAgattacttttaaaacaaagatatatcACCCCAACATTGATGAGAAAGGACAAGTGTGCCTGCCTGTCATTAGTGCAGAAAACTGGAAGCCAGCTACCAAAACCGACCAAG taaTCCAATCTCTCATAGCACTGGTGAATGACCCCCAACCGGAGCACCCTCTGAGGGCTGACTTAGCTGAAGAATACTCAAAGGACCGTAAAAAATTCTTTAAGAACGCAGAAGAGTTTACAAAGAAATATGGTGAAAAACGACCAGTGGACTAA
- the ydjc gene encoding carbohydrate deacetylase isoform X1: MPHSRVQLVVTGDDFGYCPRRNRGIVDCFLHGAISNVSLLVNAAFAKDAAELAKRHNIPIGLHANLSEGLPICEKLQKGSSLLNQDGFFHGKMGFRKMLQEMQLNMSEVEQELTAQVELFQELTGHLPHHMDGHQHVHVLPEVRDIFARVLSSHQIKFTRVPIELGLHGCSWVEPHLKDFYLQVEKDSLNSVEVFIKHDIRWPDAYIGLTTMGKNMSVSRLKNALQCSMDTILRREIRADATAPSLIGTPLQPRCVTMELMVHPGYPSLPEEGGCGEGPDDFSQSPERLHEFHTLNSSELLEFYKKKNLQICAFKDLYKPPFSLLK, translated from the exons ATGCCCCATTCCCGAGTGCAGCTGGTGGTGACAGGAGATGACTTTGGCTATTGCCCAAGGAGGAATCGTGGCATTGTAGACTGCTTCCTGCACGGGGCCATATCCAATGTATCTCTGCTAGTAAATGCTGCCTTTGCAAAAGATGCTGCAGAACTGGCGAAAAG GCATAACATTCCCATTGGACTCCATGCCAATCTATCAGAGGGCCTCCCCATTTGTGAAAAACTCCAGAAGGGGTCCTCACTTCTTAACCAGGATGGGTTCTTTCATGGCAAAATGGGATTCAGGAAGATGTTACAGGAGATGCAGCTAAACATGTCAGAG GTAGAACAGGAGCTAACAGCCCAAGTGGAGCTGTTCCAGGAGCTGACTGGTCATTTGCCCCATCACATGGATGGACATCAGCATGTGCACGTGCTTCCAG AAGTGCGAGACATCTTTGCTCGAGTGCTGTCATCTCACCAAATCAAATTCACACGAGTTCCCATTGAGCTTGGACTTCACGGCTGCAGCTGGGTTGAGCCCCACCTTAAAGACTTTTACCTGCAAGTGGAGAAAGATTCACTAAACTCTGTTGAGGTGTTTATAAAACATGACATCAG GTGGCCTGATGCATACATTGGCCTGACAACCATGGGAAAAAATATGTCTGTAAGCCGACTAAAAAATGCCCTGCAATGTAGCATGGACACAATTTTACGCAGGGAAATCAGAGCAGATGCCACTGCACCATCGTTGATTGGCACCCCCCTGCAGCCCCGATGTGTTACCATGGAGCTGATGGTCCACCCAGGTTATCCTAGCCTCCCGGAAGAAGGCGGCTGCGGAGAAGGCCCAGATGACTTTTCACAGTCTCCAGAGCGATTGCACGAATTTCATACCTTGAACAGTTCTGAGCTGCTAGAGTTTTACAAGAAGAAGAATTTGCAAATTTGTGCTTTTAAAGATCTTTATAAACCACCTTTTTCACTTttaaagtga
- the ydjc gene encoding carbohydrate deacetylase isoform X2, translated as MLWLLIMPHSRVQLVVTGDDFGYCPRRNRGIVDCFLHGAISNVSLLVNAAFAKDAAELAKRHNIPIGLHANLSEGLPICEKLQKGSSLLNQDGFFHGKMGFRKMLQEMQLNMSEVEQELTAQVELFQELTGHLPHHMDGHQHVHVLPEVRDIFARVLSSHQIKFTRVPIELGLHGCSWVEPHLKDFYLQVEKDSLNSVEVFIKHDISWWMTTSLQRLNTFELRCLPRVPRLTYNTNF; from the exons ATG CTGTGGTTGCTGATAATGCCCCATTCCCGAGTGCAGCTGGTGGTGACAGGAGATGACTTTGGCTATTGCCCAAGGAGGAATCGTGGCATTGTAGACTGCTTCCTGCACGGGGCCATATCCAATGTATCTCTGCTAGTAAATGCTGCCTTTGCAAAAGATGCTGCAGAACTGGCGAAAAG GCATAACATTCCCATTGGACTCCATGCCAATCTATCAGAGGGCCTCCCCATTTGTGAAAAACTCCAGAAGGGGTCCTCACTTCTTAACCAGGATGGGTTCTTTCATGGCAAAATGGGATTCAGGAAGATGTTACAGGAGATGCAGCTAAACATGTCAGAG GTAGAACAGGAGCTAACAGCCCAAGTGGAGCTGTTCCAGGAGCTGACTGGTCATTTGCCCCATCACATGGATGGACATCAGCATGTGCACGTGCTTCCAG AAGTGCGAGACATCTTTGCTCGAGTGCTGTCATCTCACCAAATCAAATTCACACGAGTTCCCATTGAGCTTGGACTTCACGGCTGCAGCTGGGTTGAGCCCCACCTTAAAGACTTTTACCTGCAAGTGGAGAAAGATTCACTAAACTCTGTTGAGGTGTTTATAAAACATGACATCAG CTGGTGGATGACTACATCCCTACAAAGATTGAACACTTTCGAACTGAGATGTCTTCCCCGAGTGCCAAGACTTACTTACAACACTAACTTCTGA